The following coding sequences lie in one Capnocytophaga stomatis genomic window:
- the aspA gene encoding aspartate ammonia-lyase — MSKFRTESDLLGDLQVPFEAYYGVQTQRAIDNFYISGSKMSEFPEFVRAIAYVKLAAAQTNHELGLLPDELLKSISQACNELIEGKMHDQFPVDMIQGGAGTSVNMNANEVIANRALEIMGYERGDYQHCSPNDHVNLSQSTNDAYPTTIKLAIIRMNDSLVKHLKQLVDAFRNKGKEFADVIKMGRTQLQDAVPMTLGQEFEAFAATLEEEITRLNNLSDLFLEINMGGTAIGTGLNAPKNFPKICAEKLAKATGEAFVPAADLVEATPDTGSYVIYSSALKRMAVKLSKICNDLRLLSSGPRAGLNEINLPAMQPGSSIMPGKVNPVIPEVVNQVCFKVYGNDLTVTFAAEAGQLQLNVMEPVLCQSIIESIVFLERALDTLREKCIDGITANREVCLNMVKNSIGIVTALNPFIGYKNSTKIAKEALETGKSVYDLVLEHKLLSQDKLDEILDPKNMLGL, encoded by the coding sequence ATGTCAAAATTTAGAACAGAATCAGATTTATTAGGCGATTTACAAGTGCCTTTTGAAGCCTACTATGGCGTGCAAACCCAGCGAGCTATTGATAATTTCTACATTTCGGGAAGCAAAATGAGTGAATTTCCTGAATTTGTCAGAGCCATTGCTTATGTGAAATTAGCAGCCGCACAAACCAATCACGAATTAGGATTACTTCCTGACGAACTTTTAAAATCTATCTCACAAGCTTGTAACGAATTGATTGAAGGCAAAATGCACGACCAATTCCCTGTGGATATGATTCAAGGTGGGGCAGGAACCTCTGTAAATATGAACGCCAATGAGGTGATTGCCAATCGGGCTTTGGAAATTATGGGCTACGAACGCGGTGATTATCAGCATTGCTCGCCTAATGACCACGTAAATCTTTCACAATCAACCAACGACGCGTACCCAACTACCATAAAATTGGCTATCATCCGAATGAATGATTCGTTGGTAAAACATTTAAAACAGCTTGTTGATGCTTTCCGAAATAAAGGAAAAGAATTTGCCGATGTGATTAAAATGGGACGCACACAATTACAGGATGCTGTTCCGATGACACTTGGACAAGAATTTGAAGCTTTTGCAGCAACTTTGGAAGAAGAAATCACGCGTTTAAACAATCTTTCGGATTTGTTCTTGGAAATCAATATGGGAGGAACCGCCATCGGAACAGGATTAAATGCTCCTAAAAACTTCCCGAAAATTTGTGCTGAAAAATTAGCAAAAGCCACAGGCGAAGCCTTTGTTCCTGCAGCCGATTTGGTAGAAGCCACACCAGATACAGGTTCGTACGTAATTTACTCATCGGCATTAAAACGTATGGCTGTGAAACTTTCAAAAATATGTAACGATTTGCGTTTACTTTCTTCCGGACCGCGTGCAGGATTGAATGAAATCAATCTTCCGGCAATGCAACCCGGTTCGTCAATTATGCCAGGTAAGGTAAATCCGGTAATTCCTGAAGTTGTGAACCAAGTGTGCTTCAAAGTTTACGGAAATGACCTTACCGTAACATTTGCTGCCGAAGCAGGTCAGTTGCAATTAAACGTGATGGAACCTGTTCTTTGTCAGTCAATTATTGAGTCAATTGTCTTTTTGGAAAGAGCTTTAGACACCCTTCGTGAAAAATGTATTGATGGAATTACAGCCAATCGTGAAGTTTGCTTAAATATGGTGAAAAACAGTATCGGAATTGTAACGGCACTTAACCCATTCATAGGTTACAAAAATAGTACAAAAATTGCCAAAGAAGCCCTCGAAACCGGCAAGTCAGTTTATGACTTAGTTTTAGAACACAAACTGCTTTCACAAGATAAATTAGACGAAATTTTAGATCCTAAAAATATGTTGGGACTTTAA
- the nrdD gene encoding anaerobic ribonucleoside-triphosphate reductase: MSKFTKLTPEQLKTKCNFIENYLKSLNAASGSLFDSNANVSNKNIATMEAELNKDINIQVNRMLVSHKIAQLFGQELADEYIRQIEEHEIYVHDETSLKPYCVSVSMYPLLLDGLLKLGGESKAPKHLASFCGSFVNFLFSVSSQFAGAVATVEFLMYFDYFARKDYGINYLQTHEKIVENEMQHVVYAINQPAAARGYQSVFWNISLYDKPYFDSMFGNFVFPDGSKPVYESLDRLQKYFMKWFNNERTKAILTFPVVTAAMLTKDKKVFDQNFANFCAEELSEGNAFFIYQSDNADSLASCCRLRNEISDNTFSYSLGAGGVSTGSINVITINMNRLYQKGLPLEEMIDNIHKYQVAYRAIIQDYKDARMLPVYDAGFISLDKQFLTIGINGMVEAAEYLGVKISDNEEYKSFINKNLKLIYNKNKEAKSKYGYMFNTEFVPAENLGVKNANWDRADGLFVPRDCYNSYFYIVEDESVNIIDKFYMHGHEYIQFLDGGSAYHCNLEEYPTKEGFLKLLNVAAKTGCNYFCFNIKVTYCNSCGYINKHTAEHCVKCHSTDVDYATRIIGYLKRITNFSKDRQKEAKKRYYGNASV, encoded by the coding sequence ATGTCAAAATTCACAAAATTAACACCCGAACAACTAAAAACGAAGTGTAATTTCATTGAAAATTACCTGAAATCATTAAATGCAGCGAGTGGCTCTTTGTTTGATTCAAATGCGAATGTTTCCAATAAAAACATAGCCACAATGGAAGCTGAGCTTAATAAAGATATTAATATTCAAGTAAATAGAATGTTAGTTTCGCACAAAATAGCTCAACTTTTCGGTCAGGAATTAGCAGATGAATATATCCGCCAGATTGAGGAACACGAAATTTACGTTCACGATGAAACCAGCTTGAAACCTTATTGCGTGAGCGTTTCGATGTATCCGCTTTTGCTTGACGGGCTTTTAAAACTTGGCGGAGAATCCAAAGCTCCAAAACATTTGGCAAGTTTTTGCGGTTCGTTTGTAAATTTCTTATTTTCAGTATCTTCTCAATTTGCCGGAGCGGTAGCAACGGTTGAATTTTTAATGTATTTTGATTATTTTGCTCGAAAAGACTACGGAATCAATTACTTACAAACACACGAAAAAATAGTGGAAAACGAAATGCAACACGTGGTTTATGCTATCAATCAGCCTGCAGCGGCACGTGGGTATCAGTCTGTGTTTTGGAATATTTCGTTGTATGACAAGCCTTATTTCGATTCGATGTTCGGAAATTTTGTTTTTCCTGACGGAAGCAAACCCGTTTATGAATCATTGGACAGGCTTCAGAAATATTTTATGAAGTGGTTCAACAATGAGCGAACTAAAGCCATTTTAACGTTTCCTGTGGTCACAGCAGCAATGTTAACGAAAGACAAGAAAGTTTTTGACCAAAATTTTGCCAATTTCTGTGCTGAAGAACTCAGTGAAGGGAATGCATTTTTCATTTATCAATCCGATAATGCCGATTCATTGGCGAGTTGCTGCCGTTTACGGAATGAAATTTCTGACAATACTTTTAGCTATTCGCTGGGTGCGGGCGGTGTTTCCACAGGGAGCATCAATGTTATTACCATCAATATGAATCGATTGTATCAAAAAGGGCTTCCTTTGGAAGAAATGATTGATAATATCCATAAATATCAAGTGGCGTATCGTGCTATTATTCAGGATTATAAAGATGCTCGAATGCTTCCCGTGTACGACGCCGGATTTATTTCACTTGATAAACAATTTCTTACCATTGGCATAAACGGAATGGTAGAGGCAGCGGAATATCTTGGTGTGAAAATATCTGATAATGAAGAATATAAATCTTTTATCAATAAAAATCTGAAATTGATTTACAACAAGAATAAGGAAGCCAAATCAAAATATGGTTATATGTTTAACACGGAGTTTGTTCCTGCGGAAAATTTGGGTGTTAAGAATGCCAATTGGGATAGAGCAGACGGGCTTTTTGTGCCGAGAGATTGTTACAATTCTTATTTTTATATTGTTGAAGATGAGTCTGTTAATATAATAGATAAATTTTATATGCACGGACACGAATATATTCAGTTTTTGGATGGTGGCTCGGCGTATCATTGTAATTTAGAGGAATATCCAACCAAAGAAGGATTTTTAAAACTGCTGAACGTGGCAGCGAAAACGGGTTGTAATTACTTCTGTTTCAATATAAAGGTAACTTATTGTAACAGTTGTGGTTACATTAATAAACATACTGCTGAACATTGCGTAAAATGCCATTCAACGGACGTTGATTATGCAACGCGAATCATTGGATATTTAAAACGAATAACCAATTTTTCAAAAGACAGACAAAAAGAAGCAAAGAAAAGATATTACGGAAATGCTTCGGTATAG
- the nrdG gene encoding anaerobic ribonucleoside-triphosphate reductase activating protein: MLRYSEYDIVLQEVPNEISLCFTITGCPLACKGCHSEHIWNPNSGELLTVELFEKLLDKYEGAISCVLFMGGEWDIDELLKFITIANGKDLKTALYTGLNTKQIARKYPQLFDCLDYIKTGKWIPSLGGLDSKTTNQHLLEIKTGKVLNHFFWRE, encoded by the coding sequence ATGCTTCGGTATAGCGAGTATGATATTGTTTTACAGGAAGTTCCGAATGAAATTTCACTTTGTTTCACGATAACGGGCTGTCCGTTAGCTTGTAAAGGTTGCCATTCTGAACATATTTGGAATCCCAATTCAGGAGAATTATTAACAGTGGAATTATTCGAAAAGCTCCTTGACAAGTACGAGGGAGCTATCAGCTGTGTGCTTTTTATGGGAGGGGAATGGGATATTGATGAACTGCTGAAATTTATTACAATTGCAAACGGAAAGGATTTAAAAACAGCTCTTTATACAGGTTTGAACACCAAGCAAATAGCTCGAAAATATCCGCAATTATTTGATTGCTTGGATTATATAAAAACAGGAAAATGGATTCCGTCATTGGGGGGGCTTGATAGCAAAACTACAAACCAACATCTGTTAGAAATCAAAACAGGCAAAGTCCTAAATCATTTCTTTTGGAGAGAATAA
- the brnQ gene encoding branched-chain amino acid transport system II carrier protein, producing MKTHKNKIVTITTVGFALFAMFFGAGNLILPPLIGLSTGKDWGEALIGFFISAIIAPFLGILVVTKSGTSFTDLGKKVHPKLIDILAVLIILCIGPLVAIPRTGATTFEVGISPSFPELSNVVFAIIFFAIVLVLSISRTTIVNIIGKFLTPVLLLSLFALIILGVLYPVKPIEEGITEFHSSRAFSVGFTEGYQTLDVLASVIFAGIIISAVVSDGYTSVRERVKITISAGMISTLALLIIYGGLIYLGATSDYLEATGVSPSEISRTNLLLHISTSILGKGGTFVMAIAIAFACLTTAIALTSATGSIFEKMSKGRIPYKLGVTLCTIISAFISVNSVDSIINYAINILLFIYPIVFTLILYILLFGRFVQSKTPFVASIVATTLVSLISVLKNLNLNWNLEFLFRIKEALPLNSYHLEWLLPSLVVFVIFAIFGKKK from the coding sequence ATGAAAACTCATAAAAACAAAATAGTTACAATCACCACAGTAGGTTTTGCATTGTTTGCAATGTTCTTCGGGGCGGGAAATCTTATCTTGCCTCCACTCATAGGATTAAGCACCGGAAAGGATTGGGGAGAGGCATTAATCGGTTTTTTTATATCGGCAATTATAGCTCCCTTTTTAGGGATTCTTGTGGTCACAAAATCAGGAACTTCATTTACAGACTTAGGAAAAAAAGTACACCCGAAATTAATTGACATTCTGGCTGTTCTGATAATTTTATGTATCGGACCCTTGGTCGCAATTCCTCGCACGGGAGCAACTACCTTTGAGGTTGGTATAAGTCCTTCTTTTCCAGAATTAAGCAATGTTGTTTTTGCAATCATATTTTTTGCAATTGTTTTGGTTTTGTCAATTTCGCGAACAACAATCGTGAATATCATTGGGAAATTTCTAACTCCAGTTTTGTTATTATCGTTATTTGCGTTAATCATTTTAGGAGTTTTATACCCCGTGAAACCTATTGAGGAAGGAATAACAGAATTTCATAGCTCAAGGGCATTCAGCGTAGGATTTACGGAAGGTTACCAAACTTTGGACGTTTTGGCTTCTGTTATTTTTGCAGGAATTATCATTTCAGCGGTTGTTAGTGATGGATATACTTCCGTCAGAGAACGTGTAAAAATCACAATATCAGCAGGTATGATATCCACTTTAGCTCTGTTGATTATTTACGGAGGTTTGATTTATTTGGGTGCTACTTCGGATTATTTGGAGGCAACCGGAGTTTCTCCATCTGAAATTTCAAGAACAAATCTATTGCTTCATATTTCAACTTCGATATTAGGGAAAGGAGGAACATTTGTTATGGCAATAGCCATCGCCTTTGCTTGCTTAACAACAGCCATCGCTTTGACCTCTGCCACAGGCTCCATTTTTGAAAAAATGTCAAAAGGAAGAATTCCGTACAAATTAGGAGTTACTTTGTGTACTATTATTTCTGCTTTCATATCAGTAAATAGTGTTGACAGCATTATAAATTATGCTATCAACATACTTCTGTTTATTTATCCGATTGTTTTTACTCTTATTTTGTACATTTTGCTTTTCGGAAGATTTGTACAGTCAAAAACACCTTTTGTTGCCAGCATTGTAGCAACTACCTTAGTATCACTTATTTCCGTACTAAAAAATCTTAACTTAAATTGGAATTTAGAGTTCCTATTCCGAATAAAAGAAGCCTTACCTTTAAACAGTTATCACTTAGAATGGTTACTTCCTTCGCTGGTTGTGTTTGTTATTTTTGCTATTTTTGGAAAGAAGAAATAA
- a CDS encoding PorP/SprF family type IX secretion system membrane protein — translation MKKILLILTIFIFGGKSYAQELHLPQMNQYLADSEFLITSTYAGIGDFVKLRFSGVSQWVGIKDAPDYQSLSGDIRIGERSGAGLILYNDKNGNTKQMGGKASFAHHLTLDRYENHFVSFGISYALNSFRIDIDKFDQSAGADPSVTNNRSQINHNFDVGFLYRYKGWFLSLNALNILNKDIDVFATNEPKALRNYTLYTGYRYKRDRNSSFEIEPSIFAQFYESDRRSSTDVNLKFRWRDLEDYYWVGVNYRFLNDKVFVPLNAGPMAGIKRGHFYFAYSYQLMLNNIIKYNSGTHVITLGLDLFQGVSNCRCTHQ, via the coding sequence ATGAAGAAAATATTATTAATCCTTACAATTTTTATTTTTGGAGGAAAGTCCTATGCTCAGGAATTACACTTGCCTCAGATGAATCAGTATTTGGCAGATAGTGAGTTTTTAATCACATCTACTTATGCAGGGATTGGTGACTTTGTTAAGTTGCGATTTAGTGGGGTTTCCCAATGGGTGGGGATTAAAGATGCACCTGATTATCAATCGCTTTCTGGAGATATTAGGATAGGAGAACGAAGCGGAGCAGGCTTGATTCTTTACAATGATAAAAATGGAAATACTAAGCAAATGGGAGGGAAGGCAAGTTTTGCTCACCATTTAACGTTAGATCGTTATGAGAATCATTTCGTATCCTTTGGTATTTCGTATGCACTGAATTCTTTCCGAATTGATATTGATAAGTTTGACCAATCAGCAGGGGCAGACCCTTCCGTTACGAACAATCGTTCACAAATAAATCACAACTTTGATGTCGGATTTTTGTATCGTTACAAAGGATGGTTCTTAAGTTTGAATGCGTTAAATATTTTGAATAAAGATATTGATGTTTTTGCAACAAATGAGCCTAAAGCGTTACGTAACTATACTTTATACACTGGGTACAGATATAAAAGAGATCGTAACAGTAGTTTTGAAATAGAACCTTCTATTTTTGCTCAGTTTTACGAAAGTGACAGACGTTCTTCAACAGATGTTAACCTCAAATTCCGATGGAGAGATTTGGAGGATTACTATTGGGTAGGGGTAAATTATCGATTTTTGAATGATAAGGTATTTGTACCATTGAATGCAGGTCCGATGGCAGGAATAAAAAGAGGGCATTTTTATTTTGCATATTCATACCAGCTGATGTTGAACAACATAATAAAATATAATTCAGGAACACACGTTATTACTTTAGGGCTTGATTTGTTCCAAGGAGTAAGTAATTGTAGATGTACTCATCAATAA
- the folB gene encoding dihydroneopterin aldolase — MGQIILKNIRIHTNHGCLNEEKLIGSDYRVDLKVKLSLEKSITSDDLSDTVNYVHLNRIVKEEMAIRSKLLEHVAGRISDRIFKELIITEKVTVKISKLNPPIGGDVEAVSIKIKRKRFC; from the coding sequence ATGGGGCAAATTATTTTAAAAAACATACGGATTCATACAAATCACGGATGTTTGAACGAGGAAAAGCTGATAGGCAGTGATTATCGTGTGGATTTGAAAGTTAAGCTAAGTCTGGAGAAGTCAATAACCTCAGATGACTTATCGGACACGGTGAATTATGTTCATTTAAACAGAATAGTAAAGGAAGAAATGGCAATTCGCTCAAAGCTTTTGGAGCACGTTGCAGGAAGAATATCTGACAGAATATTTAAGGAACTTATTATTACAGAGAAAGTTACAGTTAAAATTTCAAAACTAAATCCGCCAATCGGAGGAGATGTTGAAGCTGTAAGCATAAAAATAAAACGAAAAAGATTTTGTTAA
- a CDS encoding CBS domain-containing protein, with translation MKQRVPISQIMSRKLITLTPTQSLYDAERLFKKHKIRHIPVVESDRIIGIVSYSDLLRISFADMTDNEDEVTSVVYDMYTIPQIMAKTPLTVNSDATIKEVAEILSKQSFHSIPVLENDKLVGIVTTTDLINYLLEQY, from the coding sequence ATGAAACAGCGAGTTCCCATATCTCAAATTATGTCGAGGAAGCTGATAACATTAACCCCGACGCAGTCTTTGTACGATGCAGAAAGGCTTTTTAAAAAGCACAAAATTCGTCATATTCCTGTGGTGGAAAGTGATAGGATTATTGGTATTGTTAGTTATTCCGATTTGTTGCGAATCAGTTTTGCGGATATGACCGATAACGAGGACGAAGTGACCTCTGTGGTTTACGATATGTACACCATTCCCCAAATAATGGCAAAAACGCCTCTAACAGTAAATTCTGATGCAACTATTAAGGAAGTAGCTGAAATACTATCAAAACAAAGTTTTCATTCCATTCCTGTGTTGGAAAATGATAAACTGGTGGGAATTGTAACAACAACTGATTTGATTAATTATTTGTTGGAACAATATTGA
- a CDS encoding outer membrane beta-barrel family protein, whose translation MKKLFLILCFLSTLSYGQHFSLLGKVIDAQTKEEMPFAEVSLQGISHKSVEIGVVSDEKGRFQIKNLQKGKYLMKVHFVGYEKQTKEIELMQNKTDLGVIFLKMTSENLSEVVVEGKRAALSYSVDRKTINAAAFPEASNAIDLLTNVPSIQISVDGKISYREGGSFSVYINGIAVKNGEERLRTLDASQIEKIEIITNPSARYSSGGTAGIIRVLLKKNRLEGYAINSSVLGNSLGTNQISFSVDKKGKRGGWHTSAYLGHSTRTKTDMETFNQLQSDNKFFEIHEISNSKKRNRSNFFEFGFNYDVTDNDFIDFSINLKPLRDREKETSYLQTVENIFDLNRNLITSEKSTSDNSYTFDYQMVGVNLEYNHFFNKDKSHSLKLTSGYDVFIGSSDTESRNVWTRPSETIVFGSIEAEKNEIFTSTELAYELPLTEKSNLEAGIAIKTDFIPEITSESGIFQGNKIGIPSPDFPSNQKIKYEQNEYAAYATFKSSWKKFEYKLGLRVEHTRRDVSYTYTKAAAERVIDEYKKNFTDWFPSVHLLYSFSDDTQLAANYSRRIQRPEYWTITSVFKMEDRYTYINGNSRLRFSYTDAYEVNFKKSWGKNFVSAEVFARNQHDFFGDYRRPFRDNILLIVQENLGDSWSVGSELMTGVDVFSWWNVNASLSGFYFEQKTNVDDIKNDFSQWRFNAKMNNTFQFPKDFSARLNCAFQSPITNLQFESNAIFLASASLTKSLKNKRWQLTLSGWNVFDSNRQTQQRNGEKFALKTQTRYHPYVAFSVKYQFNNQR comes from the coding sequence ATGAAAAAACTCTTTCTTATTCTATGTTTTTTAAGTACACTCTCTTACGGGCAGCATTTTTCGCTTTTGGGCAAGGTAATTGATGCTCAAACAAAGGAAGAAATGCCCTTTGCAGAAGTATCTCTGCAAGGAATATCGCATAAATCGGTTGAAATTGGCGTAGTTTCGGACGAAAAAGGACGATTTCAAATAAAAAACTTACAAAAAGGGAAGTATTTAATGAAAGTTCATTTCGTGGGATATGAAAAACAGACAAAAGAAATTGAACTTATGCAAAATAAAACTGATTTAGGTGTGATTTTTCTAAAAATGACTTCCGAAAATCTCTCCGAAGTAGTGGTGGAAGGCAAGCGTGCAGCACTTTCTTATAGTGTTGACCGAAAAACTATCAATGCGGCTGCCTTTCCAGAGGCTTCTAATGCGATTGATTTGCTCACCAACGTGCCATCTATCCAAATCAGCGTAGATGGAAAAATAAGCTATCGCGAAGGAGGTTCGTTTAGCGTGTATATCAATGGAATTGCTGTGAAAAATGGCGAGGAACGTTTGCGTACGCTCGACGCTTCGCAAATTGAAAAGATAGAAATCATTACCAATCCGTCCGCCCGATACAGTTCGGGAGGAACGGCAGGAATTATCCGTGTGTTGCTCAAAAAGAACCGCTTGGAAGGGTATGCCATCAATTCCTCCGTGTTGGGAAACTCCCTCGGCACCAATCAAATCAGTTTTTCAGTGGATAAAAAGGGCAAACGAGGCGGTTGGCACACCTCTGCATATTTGGGGCATTCCACCAGAACAAAAACGGATATGGAAACGTTCAACCAGCTGCAATCTGATAATAAATTCTTTGAGATACACGAAATAAGCAATTCCAAAAAGCGAAATAGAAGTAATTTTTTTGAGTTTGGGTTCAATTATGATGTAACCGATAACGATTTTATTGATTTTTCGATAAATCTGAAACCTTTACGCGACCGCGAAAAAGAAACTTCCTACCTCCAAACCGTTGAAAACATATTCGACCTAAACCGAAACCTAATCACTTCGGAAAAATCAACCAGCGACAATAGTTATACTTTTGATTATCAGATGGTGGGCGTGAATTTGGAATACAATCACTTTTTCAATAAGGATAAATCGCACTCGCTGAAACTAACTTCGGGATACGATGTGTTTATAGGAAGTTCTGATACGGAATCTCGAAACGTGTGGACGCGTCCATCAGAAACCATCGTTTTTGGAAGCATAGAAGCAGAAAAAAATGAAATCTTTACTTCTACGGAATTGGCTTACGAGTTGCCTCTGACCGAAAAAAGCAATTTGGAAGCAGGAATTGCCATAAAAACGGACTTCATTCCTGAAATTACCAGCGAAAGCGGAATTTTTCAAGGCAATAAAATAGGCATTCCTTCCCCCGATTTCCCGAGTAATCAGAAAATTAAATACGAACAGAATGAGTACGCTGCCTATGCCACTTTTAAAAGCAGCTGGAAGAAATTTGAATATAAATTGGGACTTCGGGTGGAGCATACACGGCGTGATGTTTCGTACACTTACACCAAAGCAGCAGCGGAAAGAGTAATTGACGAGTACAAAAAGAACTTTACCGATTGGTTTCCGTCTGTGCATTTGTTGTATAGTTTCTCGGACGATACGCAATTGGCTGCCAATTACAGTCGCCGCATACAACGCCCTGAATATTGGACAATTACTTCCGTCTTCAAAATGGAAGATAGGTACACTTATATCAACGGAAACAGCCGTTTGCGGTTCAGTTACACCGATGCTTACGAGGTGAATTTCAAAAAATCGTGGGGCAAGAATTTTGTTTCGGCAGAGGTTTTTGCACGGAATCAGCACGATTTCTTTGGGGATTATCGCCGTCCGTTTCGCGATAATATATTGCTCATTGTACAGGAAAATCTGGGCGATTCGTGGTCGGTAGGTTCCGAACTGATGACAGGGGTAGATGTTTTCTCGTGGTGGAATGTAAATGCTTCGCTGAGTGGTTTTTATTTCGAACAAAAAACGAACGTAGATGACATTAAAAATGATTTTTCACAATGGCGTTTCAACGCAAAGATGAACAATACGTTTCAATTTCCGAAAGATTTTTCTGCCCGATTGAATTGTGCGTTTCAATCGCCCATTACAAACTTACAATTTGAAAGTAATGCGATTTTCTTGGCTTCGGCATCGCTTACCAAAAGTTTAAAAAATAAACGTTGGCAACTGACGCTTTCGGGCTGGAATGTATTCGATTCAAACCGACAAACTCAACAAAGAAATGGCGAAAAATTCGCTCTAAAAACCCAAACCCGCTATCATCCTTATGTGGCTTTCTCTGTGAAATATCAGTTTAACAATCAGAGGTAA
- a CDS encoding head GIN domain-containing protein translates to MKRLATILFLVTFSVSYGQWFGKKTIRDNGNIINKERHVGDYTSVKLKCFLDVILLKGEVGKVRIEASDNIEPYILTTIKNGEIIIELQEGYNYNFKHKVNVYVPVNEQLEQVSLSGSGDISMKEQIKVGNLKCTLSGSGDISVNFNATRLDLSLSGSGDLVVTGKCPEIDIKMVGSGDITTDSIRAERVTVQLSGSGDIDVYASKSIKAKVSGSGDISVKGNPELQDTHVSGSGEIHFK, encoded by the coding sequence ATGAAACGATTAGCAACAATTCTATTTTTGGTTACATTTTCGGTAAGTTACGGACAATGGTTTGGAAAAAAGACCATAAGAGATAATGGAAATATTATAAACAAAGAACGTCACGTGGGGGATTACACTTCTGTTAAGTTGAAATGCTTCCTTGATGTGATTTTACTCAAAGGCGAAGTGGGGAAAGTACGCATCGAGGCTTCGGACAACATAGAACCTTACATTTTAACCACCATTAAAAACGGGGAAATCATCATTGAGTTGCAAGAAGGATATAATTACAACTTTAAGCATAAGGTTAATGTGTATGTACCTGTAAACGAACAATTGGAACAGGTTTCACTGTCAGGTTCAGGCGATATTTCAATGAAGGAACAGATAAAAGTAGGTAATTTGAAGTGTACGCTATCAGGTTCGGGTGATATCTCTGTCAATTTTAATGCCACTCGATTGGACTTGTCATTAAGCGGTTCAGGTGACCTTGTTGTTACGGGAAAATGCCCTGAAATTGATATAAAAATGGTTGGTTCGGGTGATATTACCACTGATAGCATTCGGGCTGAGCGTGTAACGGTGCAACTTTCAGGCTCAGGAGATATAGATGTATATGCTTCTAAATCAATTAAGGCAAAAGTGTCTGGTTCAGGTGATATTTCGGTAAAAGGAAATCCTGAATTGCAGGATACGCACGTTTCAGGAAGCGGAGAAATCCATTTTAAGTAA
- a CDS encoding RNA polymerase sigma factor encodes MTTSTDILIEACRQNDPKAQLELYKQYAKAMYNTALRMLQQQDKAEDATQEAFIKAFQKLDEFRGESSFGSWLKRIVINEALMIIRQEKRILSLEESFIDQIDDNEQEKYDFQEDEIKVLLHALSLLPEKLRVILNLSLIEGFDNEEICEILHISDGNCRTTLSRAKKSLRETIEKLKNERKYI; translated from the coding sequence TTGACCACTTCAACCGACATACTCATCGAGGCTTGTCGCCAAAACGACCCCAAAGCTCAATTGGAGTTGTACAAACAGTACGCCAAAGCGATGTATAATACCGCCTTGCGTATGCTCCAACAACAGGACAAAGCCGAAGATGCCACGCAAGAAGCCTTCATAAAAGCGTTTCAAAAGCTAGATGAGTTTCGGGGAGAGAGTAGCTTTGGAAGTTGGCTCAAACGCATCGTAATCAATGAGGCTTTGATGATAATTCGGCAGGAAAAACGAATCCTCTCCTTGGAAGAAAGCTTCATCGACCAAATTGACGACAACGAACAAGAAAAATACGACTTTCAAGAGGACGAAATAAAGGTTTTACTGCACGCACTGAGCTTGCTCCCCGAAAAATTACGCGTTATCCTGAATCTTTCGCTCATTGAAGGCTTTGATAATGAAGAAATCTGTGAAATTTTACACATATCCGATGGAAATTGCCGAACAACGCTCTCCAGAGCCAAAAAATCATTACGTGAAACCATAGAAAAACTCAAAAATGAAAGAAAATATATTTGA